The proteins below come from a single Mangifera indica cultivar Alphonso chromosome 16, CATAS_Mindica_2.1, whole genome shotgun sequence genomic window:
- the LOC123198881 gene encoding uncharacterized protein At5g65660-like → MESPNFPPPHGGDPSRPALGFPLGTALLLIVIFSLSGIFSCCYHWDKLRSLRRSFSDDLNPNPDIEGSPSKSNPADMDLKTNQSQSLPVLMPGDQIPKFIALPCPCQPPRAENIVVKVQKPPKLPRFPVPLY, encoded by the exons ATGGAGAGTCCGAATTTTCCACCACCCCACGGAGGAGACCCCTCTCGCCCCGCTCTAGGATTCCCCCTTGGCACAGCTCTCCTTCTGATTGTAATCTTCAGCTTAAGTGGCATCTTCTCCTGCTGCTACCACTGGGACAAGCTTAGATCCCTCCGTCGATCTTTCTCCGACGACTTAAATCCTAATCCTGACATTGAAGGCTCACCCTCCAAATCTAACCCTGCAGACATG GATTTGAAGACAAACCAGAGCCAGAGTTTGCCAGTTCTAATGCCAGGAGATCAGATCCCAAAGTTTATAGCTTTACCATGTCCCTGTCAGCCTCCTCGAGCAGAAAATATTGTTGTGAAAGTGCAGAAGCCCCCCAAGTTGCCACGTTTTCCAGTACCTTTGTATTAG